From the Gallaecimonas mangrovi genome, one window contains:
- a CDS encoding LysR family transcriptional regulator: MEHIGLDRLAGLVAFARAGSLGSYSAAARSLSISPSAVSKSVQRLERQLGVALFTRTTRSLVLTPEGFELHQRALRLLAAAEDIEQAASALRAEPAGVLRIAAPMPLGIHLLAPALPAFRRRYPGVSLDLRLSDQFVDMVEEGIDVALRIGDLADSRLLSRRLVKQQLCCFASPQYLARRGVPSHPDQLVAHDTVNLRFQSSGQPMRWPFQVEGKKVELTPRAGIVVDASDALLAALLAGAGIGLTSKLLAQPYIDNGSLVPVLPAFAAEGRAITAIWPQSRRANPAVRAFLDFLPSLFEKPATAT, translated from the coding sequence GCCCGCGCCGGATCTCTGGGGAGTTACTCTGCTGCGGCGCGGTCTTTATCTATTTCCCCTTCGGCGGTCAGCAAGAGTGTGCAGCGGCTGGAGAGGCAACTGGGGGTAGCGCTTTTTACCCGCACAACCCGCTCGTTGGTGTTAACCCCTGAAGGTTTTGAACTGCACCAACGGGCGCTGCGTTTGTTGGCGGCGGCGGAAGATATTGAACAGGCTGCCAGCGCCTTGCGGGCAGAGCCGGCCGGGGTATTGCGTATCGCCGCCCCGATGCCGCTTGGCATTCATTTACTGGCCCCGGCCTTGCCGGCTTTTCGTCGGCGCTACCCGGGTGTCAGCCTGGACTTGCGGCTAAGCGACCAGTTTGTCGACATGGTGGAAGAAGGCATTGATGTTGCTCTGCGTATCGGTGACTTAGCCGACTCGCGGCTGTTATCTCGCCGCTTGGTTAAACAGCAGCTGTGCTGTTTTGCTAGCCCGCAATATCTGGCGCGGCGGGGTGTGCCAAGCCACCCTGACCAGCTGGTTGCCCACGATACTGTCAATCTGCGCTTTCAAAGCTCGGGGCAGCCGATGCGCTGGCCATTTCAAGTGGAAGGTAAAAAGGTTGAACTGACGCCGAGGGCAGGGATCGTTGTGGATGCGAGCGACGCGCTGCTGGCGGCGCTACTCGCCGGTGCGGGCATCGGCTTAACCTCTAAGTTGCTGGCACAGCCTTATATCGACAACGGCAGTTTGGTGCCGGTTTTACCAGCCTTCGCCGCCGAAGGGCGCGCCATTACCGCCATTTGGCCCCAAAGCCGCCGCGCTAACCCGGCGGTTCGGGCCTTTTTAGATTTTCTGCCGAGCTTGTTTGAAAAGCCTGCCACTGCCACCTAA
- a CDS encoding DUF3147 family protein, translating to MAWLISKYLITAALVVLVSETAKRSDRLGGLVAALPLVTVLTLIWLYVEKQPAEKIANHAWYTFWYVLPTLPMFVVFPMLLPRLGFWLTLGASAALTMLCFALLALVMRHYGLTLWP from the coding sequence GTGGCCTGGCTTATCAGTAAATACCTTATTACTGCCGCGTTAGTGGTGCTGGTGTCTGAAACAGCCAAGCGTAGCGACAGACTTGGCGGCCTGGTTGCGGCCTTGCCACTGGTGACGGTGCTAACGCTGATTTGGCTTTATGTTGAAAAGCAGCCCGCAGAAAAAATTGCCAACCACGCTTGGTACACCTTTTGGTATGTCTTACCGACACTGCCGATGTTTGTGGTGTTCCCGATGCTGCTGCCACGCCTGGGTTTTTGGCTCACCCTTGGCGCCTCGGCGGCTCTGACTATGCTCTGTTTTGCGCTACTTGCCCTGGTGATGCGCCACTATGGGCTGACGCTTTGGCCTTAG
- a CDS encoding MarR family winged helix-turn-helix transcriptional regulator: MNIDTEISQAAAELRAALSLIKRRLRERGRVDLTPSQTDVLRHLDRLGCTTVSKLAREMGMRSQSLGAIVSTLIKGGYISSQPDPSDGRQTLLALTDDFKNKLEKGRAAHADWLASKMALLPADDRATLVAATAILRRIGED; this comes from the coding sequence ATGAACATTGATACCGAAATCAGCCAGGCCGCCGCTGAATTAAGAGCCGCCCTTAGCCTTATTAAACGCCGCTTGCGTGAGCGCGGGCGGGTGGATTTAACGCCGTCGCAAACCGATGTGCTGCGCCATTTAGACCGTTTGGGGTGCACCACTGTGTCTAAACTCGCCCGAGAAATGGGCATGCGATCGCAATCCTTGGGCGCCATTGTTAGCACCCTTATTAAAGGCGGTTACATCAGCAGCCAACCCGACCCAAGCGATGGCCGCCAAACCTTGCTGGCGTTAACCGACGATTTTAAGAACAAGTTGGAAAAGGGCCGCGCCGCCCATGCCGATTGGCTTGCGAGCAAAATGGCGCTGTTACCCGCAGACGACAGGGCAACACTGGTGGCGGCAACCGCTATTTTGCGGCGCATCGGTGAAGACTAA
- a CDS encoding DHA2 family efflux MFS transporter permease subunit, producing MSDTALETPAKTHPASTSLWKVAVVAMLGSLLAQLDATIVNVSLSSLAKAFSSPLSVIQWVTSGYLLALTFALPLNGWLVQRIGTKRLYLWCFALFTLSSALCGLAWSAWALIAFRLLQGISGGLMAPMAQMLVKEVAGDNFTKVAGYISLPVLLGPVLGPIIAGAIIHYASWRWLFLVNLPVGLVAWVLAARFLPADTGRYPAKKLDWLGLALLSPALVLGLVGLDQVTHPLGLAAVIASLILLLAFVIQERRLGNNALIDLVLFRLKPFRVAAITQFFANGAMYAGQMLVPLFLLEACGRSPAAMGWLLAPLGLGMMLTMPLLGFLSGRFGERRLALTGALFALLSTLGLCALATFGVNNAALAVMLFVRGAAMGAVGLPVMSIAYHAVDKKQLPMATTTSNIMLRLGGPTLTTLVALYLSWALGASHSLLPLNAWAQTFLVLALAHAVVLLAALLLPRKK from the coding sequence ATGAGTGATACCGCCCTGGAAACCCCCGCCAAAACGCACCCGGCCAGTACATCACTTTGGAAAGTGGCTGTGGTGGCAATGCTGGGGTCGCTGCTGGCACAGCTTGATGCCACCATCGTCAACGTCTCGCTGTCGAGTTTGGCCAAGGCGTTTTCAAGCCCGCTGTCGGTTATCCAGTGGGTAACCAGCGGCTACTTGCTGGCACTGACTTTTGCCTTGCCTCTTAATGGCTGGCTGGTACAACGGATTGGTACTAAGCGGCTGTATTTATGGTGCTTTGCGCTTTTCACCCTCAGTTCAGCGCTGTGTGGACTGGCCTGGTCGGCCTGGGCGCTGATCGCCTTTCGGCTGCTGCAAGGCATTAGTGGCGGTTTGATGGCGCCGATGGCGCAAATGCTGGTAAAGGAAGTGGCGGGCGATAACTTCACCAAGGTTGCCGGTTATATTTCGCTACCGGTATTACTGGGCCCCGTGCTGGGGCCCATTATTGCCGGGGCCATTATTCATTATGCTTCCTGGCGCTGGTTATTTTTGGTCAACCTGCCGGTGGGGCTGGTGGCTTGGGTTTTGGCGGCGCGCTTTTTACCGGCTGATACTGGCCGGTATCCGGCGAAAAAGCTCGATTGGCTGGGCTTAGCGCTTTTGTCGCCAGCCTTGGTGCTGGGGCTGGTGGGTCTTGACCAGGTTACTCATCCCCTTGGCTTGGCGGCGGTTATTGCCAGCCTGATTTTGCTGCTGGCCTTTGTTATTCAAGAGCGGCGTTTAGGCAATAATGCCTTGATTGACCTTGTACTCTTTCGCTTAAAGCCTTTCAGGGTGGCAGCCATTACCCAGTTTTTTGCCAACGGCGCCATGTATGCCGGGCAAATGCTGGTGCCGCTGTTTTTGCTGGAAGCCTGCGGCCGCTCGCCGGCGGCAATGGGCTGGTTATTAGCGCCTTTGGGCCTTGGCATGATGCTGACAATGCCACTGCTGGGGTTTTTGAGTGGCCGTTTTGGCGAGCGTCGGCTGGCGCTTACAGGCGCGCTATTTGCCCTTCTTTCTACCCTTGGACTCTGCGCGCTGGCAACCTTTGGAGTGAACAATGCGGCCCTGGCGGTGATGCTGTTTGTCAGGGGCGCTGCCATGGGGGCAGTGGGGCTGCCGGTGATGAGCATTGCCTATCATGCAGTGGATAAAAAGCAGCTGCCAATGGCAACCACCACTTCCAACATTATGCTGCGCCTGGGTGGCCCGACTTTAACCACCTTAGTGGCGCTGTATTTGTCTTGGGCTTTAGGGGCGTCCCACTCGCTGCTGCCGTTAAATGCCTGGGCGCAGACCTTTTTAGTGTTGGCATTAGCCCATGCTGTGGTGCTGCTGGCAGCGCTGCTGCTGCCCCGTAAAAAATAG
- a CDS encoding S41 family peptidase, with product MTKPRVFKGAAIASALAAILSTQASAQTPVSNDNVQAMIRYPAVHGDEVVFEAGGHLWRSAVSGGQAVQLTSDSGYDSAPHFSPDGKWIAFTGWYQGNTDVYVIPAMGGAVKRLTYHSINSKIGKDQLKPSPDNTVLGWTPDGKDVVFLSRRDSFNPQVMHAFKVPVGGGLPEELPLPWTGPLSFASNGHEVAYNKLSRVYRPFHRKHYYGGQAQDIWTYNFNTGKTEQITHWKGADVWPMWHGKTLYFTSDRGEHGVQNLWSYSMTSQHFTQLTHFDTYDIDAPTLGDNAIAFSDGGKLYVYQLGDNKLQQVKVTVPLDGTRTQPHWVDASQQIASASVAPDGKLAVFSARGALFTVPAKYGSIQTLTQDPAADERHPAWSPDGKHIAYIYAKGEQSEIAIRSADGGAPKLLTHSHDISYQGPVTWSPDSKWITYVDSNQNLWLQNIADGKRYKVATDNSSRFTFTDLAWAPGSDWLTFSKTLETRKSGLFLYNVKAHQLHSVSDGRFSDFSPYFSDNGKYLYFASNRVVNPTMSNFDETMASLNSSGLYATTLDNDTVSPIAPRQPKPVADSDKKDDKKDKDKGKEKSKALHIDLNGLMSRAVRLPVPDTNISGVFAAKGVVFYLTQPNMNLAGPLTGEAPELRAYSLEKRKDKTLVKDVNSAELSADHSTLFYQAAGKWQLRPASFDEHADADTLNLAHMRRWVEPHAEWATIFNEAWRDVRDYFLNPELIKSDWASIGEHYRKLLPMAASRDDVNWLIANMIGTPGESHMYVFGGDQGWKSPATTTADLGAEFALDKASGRYKLAKIYKGDNTVPGYESPLGQPGLKVAEGDYILAINGQPLKAPTNPYALLNGTFGSTVQLRLSQHASGKDAWTISVNPVANGNNLRLEAWIAHNREVVNKASGGKIGYVYLKDMETEGMQEFVRQYYSQTHKEAIIFDDRWNLGGFIDPFIFDRIHRQMAGMFTNRYGWADPTPNAFNGYMAALINRGSASDGDIFAYMFKVDHLGPTIGSRTWAGVRGLDGPFPLMDGGSLVVSDNGMYGNNGKWIVENIGVSPDVTVHDEAGDLNRGVDAQLDTAIKMMMHNIAKTPRHLPPTPAWTPAFPPQPAYPKCSDHHNDSTCS from the coding sequence ATGACTAAACCAAGGGTATTTAAAGGCGCTGCCATTGCGTCGGCCCTGGCCGCGATTTTATCTACGCAAGCCAGTGCACAAACGCCGGTAAGTAATGACAACGTACAGGCAATGATCCGCTACCCCGCCGTGCACGGCGATGAAGTGGTTTTTGAAGCCGGTGGCCACCTGTGGCGCAGCGCGGTATCTGGCGGCCAGGCCGTGCAATTAACCTCCGACAGCGGTTACGATTCTGCCCCGCACTTTTCACCAGACGGTAAATGGATAGCCTTTACCGGTTGGTACCAGGGCAACACCGATGTTTATGTTATTCCCGCCATGGGCGGCGCCGTTAAGCGCCTGACTTACCACTCCATCAACAGCAAGATCGGTAAAGACCAACTCAAGCCATCCCCCGATAACACCGTGCTGGGCTGGACGCCGGATGGCAAAGATGTGGTGTTCCTGTCCCGCCGTGACAGCTTTAACCCACAGGTGATGCACGCCTTTAAAGTGCCAGTTGGCGGCGGCTTGCCAGAAGAGTTGCCACTGCCCTGGACTGGCCCCTTGTCCTTTGCCAGCAACGGCCACGAAGTGGCCTATAACAAGCTGAGCCGGGTTTATCGCCCATTCCACCGCAAGCACTATTACGGTGGCCAGGCACAAGATATTTGGACCTACAACTTCAATACCGGCAAAACCGAGCAAATTACCCATTGGAAAGGGGCGGACGTTTGGCCAATGTGGCACGGCAAAACCCTGTATTTCACCTCTGACCGCGGTGAACACGGGGTGCAAAACCTTTGGTCATATTCAATGACCAGCCAGCACTTTACCCAGCTCACCCACTTTGACACCTACGATATTGACGCCCCTACCTTGGGCGACAACGCCATTGCCTTCTCGGACGGCGGCAAGTTGTACGTGTATCAGCTGGGCGACAACAAGCTGCAGCAGGTTAAGGTAACAGTGCCGCTGGACGGCACCCGCACCCAGCCACACTGGGTTGATGCCTCACAGCAAATCGCCAGCGCCAGCGTCGCCCCCGACGGCAAGTTGGCAGTGTTCTCTGCCCGTGGTGCGCTGTTCACCGTACCCGCCAAATACGGCAGCATTCAAACCCTGACCCAAGATCCGGCCGCCGATGAGCGCCACCCGGCGTGGTCGCCCGACGGCAAACACATTGCCTACATCTACGCCAAAGGCGAACAAAGTGAAATCGCCATTCGCAGCGCCGACGGTGGCGCGCCAAAACTGCTGACCCACAGCCACGACATCAGCTACCAAGGCCCGGTTACCTGGAGCCCCGACAGCAAGTGGATAACCTACGTCGATTCCAACCAAAATCTCTGGCTGCAAAACATTGCCGACGGCAAACGCTATAAGGTGGCCACCGATAACAGCAGCCGCTTTACCTTTACCGACCTAGCCTGGGCGCCAGGCAGCGACTGGCTCACTTTCTCTAAAACCTTAGAGACCCGTAAAAGCGGCCTGTTCCTATACAACGTCAAGGCCCACCAGCTGCACAGCGTCAGCGATGGCCGCTTTAGCGACTTCAGCCCGTATTTCTCCGATAACGGCAAGTACCTGTATTTCGCGTCCAACCGGGTTGTTAACCCAACCATGTCAAACTTTGACGAAACCATGGCCAGCCTCAACAGCTCAGGCCTGTACGCCACCACCCTGGATAACGACACCGTTTCCCCTATCGCCCCGCGCCAACCGAAACCGGTGGCCGACAGCGACAAAAAGGACGACAAAAAAGATAAAGACAAGGGCAAAGAGAAATCGAAGGCCCTGCACATCGACCTTAATGGCCTGATGAGCCGCGCCGTGCGCCTGCCGGTACCCGACACCAATATCTCTGGTGTCTTTGCCGCCAAAGGCGTGGTGTTCTACCTCACCCAGCCCAACATGAACTTAGCCGGGCCCCTAACCGGTGAAGCCCCGGAGCTGCGTGCTTATTCACTGGAAAAACGTAAAGACAAAACCCTGGTTAAAGACGTGAATAGCGCCGAGCTATCAGCGGACCATTCCACCCTTTTCTATCAGGCGGCCGGTAAATGGCAGCTGCGCCCGGCAAGCTTTGATGAACACGCCGATGCCGATACCCTGAACCTGGCGCATATGCGCCGTTGGGTTGAGCCACATGCAGAATGGGCCACCATCTTTAATGAGGCTTGGCGCGATGTGCGTGACTACTTCTTAAACCCGGAGCTGATCAAGTCTGACTGGGCCAGCATTGGCGAGCATTACCGCAAGCTGTTGCCAATGGCTGCCAGCCGCGATGATGTGAACTGGCTGATTGCCAACATGATTGGCACCCCGGGTGAAAGCCACATGTATGTGTTCGGTGGCGACCAGGGCTGGAAAAGCCCCGCCACCACCACCGCCGATCTCGGCGCCGAGTTTGCACTGGACAAAGCCTCTGGCCGCTATAAATTGGCCAAGATTTATAAAGGCGACAACACAGTGCCGGGTTATGAATCACCCCTCGGCCAGCCCGGTTTGAAAGTGGCAGAAGGCGACTACATTTTGGCCATCAACGGCCAGCCGCTCAAAGCCCCTACCAACCCTTATGCCCTATTGAACGGTACCTTTGGCAGCACGGTACAACTGCGCCTGTCACAGCACGCCTCGGGTAAGGATGCCTGGACCATTAGCGTTAACCCGGTAGCCAATGGCAATAACCTGCGCCTGGAAGCCTGGATAGCCCACAACCGCGAGGTGGTGAATAAAGCCTCTGGCGGCAAAATCGGTTATGTCTACTTAAAAGACATGGAAACCGAAGGCATGCAGGAATTTGTGCGCCAGTACTACAGCCAAACCCATAAAGAGGCCATCATCTTTGATGACCGCTGGAACCTGGGCGGCTTTATTGACCCCTTCATCTTCGATCGCATTCACCGCCAAATGGCCGGTATGTTCACCAACCGCTATGGCTGGGCCGACCCAACCCCGAATGCCTTTAACGGTTACATGGCGGCCTTGATTAACCGCGGCTCTGCCTCTGACGGTGACATCTTTGCCTACATGTTCAAGGTTGACCACCTTGGCCCCACCATCGGCAGCCGCACCTGGGCGGGCGTACGTGGCCTCGACGGCCCCTTCCCGCTGATGGACGGTGGCTCCTTGGTAGTGTCCGATAACGGCATGTACGGCAATAACGGTAAGTGGATCGTTGAAAACATCGGCGTAAGCCCGGATGTAACGGTGCACGACGAAGCGGGCGACTTAAACCGTGGCGTGGATGCGCAGCTCGACACCGCCATTAAAATGATGATGCACAATATCGCCAAGACGCCGCGTCATCTGCCGCCAACCCCCGCCTGGACCCCGGCCTTCCCGCCGCAACCGGCATACCCGAAATGCAGCGATCACCACAACGACAGCACCTGTAGTTAA
- a CDS encoding pepsin/retropepsin-like aspartic protease family protein: protein MKRCLWLLLSLCLVAVAPASWAKTQVLTLAVNKAGLEVINAKVAGRKGTFLFDSGIGVSGVTPAFAAAIGCTPWGKITGFRAIGARLDVPRCNKAKVSVGRYQTALSPLAVYNLPAFMGKAARGLDGVIGLDVFANKVVTLDVAKHQLLLEDNRSLGRIKKQGIEVPIRLVRSAEGAALTANMGVPVFTGMTWLELDSGNYGPSLLDQTVAGLFGLSKTNPKAQLWSFHPKAKLAVSGPVLVRNLIMDGNLGRQVLKHWQVTLDLAHSRGWVVVNK, encoded by the coding sequence TTGAAACGCTGTTTGTGGTTGTTGTTGTCGCTCTGTTTGGTTGCGGTTGCCCCCGCAAGTTGGGCCAAAACACAGGTGTTAACCCTTGCGGTCAATAAGGCTGGCCTTGAGGTGATAAATGCCAAGGTTGCTGGCCGCAAAGGCACTTTTTTGTTTGATTCGGGCATTGGCGTTTCTGGCGTTACCCCGGCTTTTGCTGCGGCCATTGGTTGTACGCCATGGGGCAAAATAACTGGCTTTCGCGCCATAGGTGCGCGCCTGGACGTGCCGCGCTGTAATAAAGCCAAGGTCAGTGTTGGCCGCTATCAAACCGCCTTGTCGCCGCTGGCGGTCTATAACTTACCGGCCTTTATGGGCAAAGCGGCCCGGGGCCTTGATGGGGTAATAGGCCTGGATGTCTTTGCCAATAAGGTGGTAACGCTGGATGTGGCCAAACACCAGCTGCTACTGGAAGATAATCGCAGCCTTGGGCGCATTAAAAAACAGGGCATCGAAGTGCCCATTCGTCTAGTGCGTTCGGCCGAAGGCGCCGCCCTTACCGCTAACATGGGGGTGCCGGTCTTTACTGGCATGACCTGGCTGGAGCTTGATAGCGGCAACTATGGCCCGTCATTGCTGGACCAAACCGTAGCCGGCTTGTTTGGGCTATCGAAAACCAACCCGAAGGCGCAGCTTTGGAGCTTTCACCCCAAAGCTAAGCTTGCCGTTTCTGGGCCGGTGTTGGTGAGAAACCTTATTATGGACGGAAACCTCGGCCGCCAAGTGCTGAAACACTGGCAAGTTACCCTGGATTTAGCCCACAGCCGGGGCTGGGTAGTGGTCAATAAATAA
- a CDS encoding alginate lyase family protein encodes MWLRACCFSLLVSQAALAGEPCQAPTSIKPPAAQPQAMASLHTEGKIYGPLQRRVVKARHDFPYMLALANQWQLSQNPQQLATLSHYFDAWVSHYQLSFNPIDESHFDDFLSAFAISRQGLPADIRQQTAHFIRNMVEGYLGLMQAHQLDKHNEWHNNWQSHRIKLVTLGAVALNDKKLLALAHQAFRQQLAKNIQPGGEVWDFQYRDALHYVVYDIEPLLRAALAANTQGQDWFREQGPQGQSLKQAVDWLTPYAKGEKQHQEFVHTKVAFDKKRQQAGVKGFFGLWQPDRAANVYWAASIFDSSYLPLAKKLRVKAPSWLLCYCH; translated from the coding sequence ATGTGGCTGCGTGCCTGCTGTTTTAGCCTGTTAGTAAGCCAAGCGGCCTTGGCTGGCGAGCCATGCCAAGCCCCCACATCAATAAAGCCGCCGGCGGCGCAGCCACAGGCCATGGCATCGCTGCATACCGAAGGCAAAATTTACGGGCCACTGCAGCGCCGCGTGGTTAAGGCCCGCCACGACTTTCCTTATATGCTGGCCTTAGCAAACCAGTGGCAGCTGAGCCAAAACCCGCAGCAGCTGGCCACCCTTAGCCATTATTTTGATGCGTGGGTTAGCCATTATCAGCTGAGCTTTAACCCCATTGATGAAAGCCACTTTGACGATTTTTTAAGTGCCTTTGCCATTAGCCGCCAAGGGCTGCCCGCCGATATCCGCCAGCAAACGGCGCACTTTATTCGCAATATGGTGGAAGGTTATCTGGGGCTAATGCAGGCGCACCAGCTTGATAAGCACAATGAATGGCACAACAACTGGCAAAGCCACCGCATTAAACTGGTGACCTTGGGGGCGGTGGCCCTTAACGACAAAAAACTGCTGGCACTCGCCCACCAGGCCTTTCGCCAGCAACTGGCCAAAAATATTCAACCGGGCGGCGAAGTTTGGGATTTTCAGTACCGCGATGCCCTGCATTATGTGGTTTACGACATCGAGCCATTATTGAGGGCTGCGCTGGCAGCAAACACCCAGGGCCAGGACTGGTTTCGCGAACAGGGCCCGCAAGGGCAGAGCCTTAAACAGGCCGTGGACTGGTTAACCCCCTATGCCAAGGGCGAAAAACAGCACCAAGAATTTGTACACACCAAAGTGGCCTTTGATAAAAAGCGCCAGCAAGCGGGGGTGAAGGGCTTTTTTGGATTGTGGCAGCCTGACCGCGCCGCCAATGTGTATTGGGCCGCCAGTATATTCGACAGCAGCTACCTGCCCTTAGCCAAAAAGCTGCGGGTTAAAGCGCCCTCTTGGCTGCTGTGTTATTGCCACTAA
- a CDS encoding MFS transporter, which produces MGAFGIGTTEFSPMGLLPQIAQGVGVSIPTAGLLISAYAAGVMLGAPFMTLYMSRFGKRPALILLMAIFTIGNLTSALAPNYISLLASRILTSLNHGAFFGLGAVVASSLVPANKRASAVATMFMGLTIANIGGVPAATWIGQHLGWRLAFIISAGLGVITMIALRFALPMGRPGQKPDIKAELKVLTQPAVLTALATTVMGAGAMFTLYTYVSALLQTVSGASDNFVSLILVLIGVGFTLGNIISGRLADWSLTGAASIFFCALAMLMVLLPLTLGHDWLVMVMFVLWGAAAFGIAPPVQIQVMHVAAKAPGLASSVNIGAFNLGNALGAALGGAVLKMHLGYPMVPVAGALLALGGLGLVALSHRHAKAAQLAAE; this is translated from the coding sequence ATGGGTGCCTTTGGCATTGGTACCACCGAGTTTTCCCCTATGGGTTTGCTGCCGCAAATTGCCCAAGGGGTAGGTGTTTCCATTCCTACCGCTGGCCTGTTGATCAGTGCCTATGCCGCCGGTGTCATGCTGGGTGCGCCCTTTATGACGCTTTATATGAGCCGTTTTGGCAAGCGCCCGGCGCTGATTTTGCTAATGGCCATTTTTACCATTGGTAACCTGACCAGTGCCTTGGCGCCGAATTATATTTCGCTGCTGGCCTCTCGCATTCTCACCAGCCTTAACCACGGCGCCTTTTTCGGGCTGGGGGCGGTGGTGGCGTCTAGCTTGGTACCGGCCAATAAAAGGGCCAGTGCGGTGGCCACCATGTTTATGGGGCTGACCATTGCCAACATCGGTGGTGTACCGGCGGCCACCTGGATTGGCCAGCATTTAGGTTGGCGTTTGGCCTTTATTATTTCGGCGGGACTTGGGGTTATTACCATGATAGCGCTGCGCTTTGCGCTGCCGATGGGGCGACCTGGCCAAAAACCGGATATTAAAGCCGAACTAAAAGTGCTGACCCAACCGGCGGTACTGACCGCATTGGCCACCACCGTGATGGGCGCAGGTGCCATGTTTACCCTTTACACTTATGTCTCGGCGTTATTGCAGACGGTGTCAGGCGCCAGCGACAATTTTGTGTCGCTTATTTTGGTGCTAATTGGTGTGGGGTTCACCCTGGGTAACATTATTAGCGGCCGCTTGGCCGACTGGTCCCTTACTGGCGCCGCTTCTATCTTCTTCTGCGCGCTGGCGATGTTAATGGTGTTGCTGCCGCTGACCTTGGGGCATGACTGGCTGGTAATGGTGATGTTTGTGCTGTGGGGCGCAGCTGCCTTTGGTATTGCGCCGCCGGTGCAAATTCAGGTGATGCACGTTGCTGCCAAGGCGCCGGGGCTGGCTTCATCGGTGAATATTGGTGCCTTTAACTTGGGTAACGCCCTGGGTGCGGCCTTGGGTGGGGCGGTGCTGAAAATGCACCTCGGTTACCCCATGGTACCGGTGGCCGGTGCCTTACTGGCATTAGGGGGCTTGGGGTTGGTGGCACTGAGCCATCGCCATGCCAAAGCCGCGCAGTTAGCTGCCGAATAA